The following proteins are encoded in a genomic region of Rhizobium sp. ZPR4:
- a CDS encoding ABC transporter substrate-binding protein produces the protein MQQWKKLAFGVALATFGLVAAAKAQDYTALPRKETLIVENPEGTIKNPGWFNVWVNGGGGVSTGIQQLTMDTLWYIDPEKGLGGSAWDNSLAADKPQYNDDFTQMTVKLRKGIYWSDGVEFTADDVVYTVKTQMDHPGMNWSAAFSVQVASVEAPDPYTVVFKLKKPNSRFHAIFTVRWNGAWIMPKHVFEKVADPVRYDFANPVSLGAYKLKAFDPQGKWYTWEKRDDWQRTSLARFGEPAPKYVSYVDPGPPDKRTIAQLEHNLDIIHDNTPEGMFTLKEKSKTVESWFPGFPFAHPDPTLPAVIFNTQDPLFQNPDVRWALALLIDIKAVDMASYRGAATLSALGVPPTAIAMTDYQAPMQDWLKNFEIDTGKRKIRPYDPTIGQQIADLLRKQPKYKDQIPTDPAAISSAFGYGWWKPDPQAAAELLEKAGFKKSGGKWMTPDGQPFKIRMTVEGDTRSVFTRAGTLIAQQWAAFGIDAKAVPSSAVWQGLATGDFQCAIAWSVETWGGDPDLSFFLDSWHSDFVAKKGENQAPRNWQRWSNPDLDKIIENIRRVSADDPKGIELGKDYLKLVAQQMPTIPLMSYNVFTSMDTTYWKGYPTIADPYTDPVPNWANSRLMMVKLKPAQP, from the coding sequence ATGCAGCAGTGGAAGAAGCTTGCCTTCGGCGTCGCACTGGCCACGTTCGGCCTCGTTGCGGCGGCCAAGGCCCAAGATTATACCGCCTTGCCGCGCAAGGAGACCTTGATCGTTGAAAACCCTGAGGGAACGATCAAGAATCCTGGCTGGTTCAACGTCTGGGTCAATGGCGGTGGCGGCGTTTCGACCGGCATTCAGCAATTGACCATGGATACGCTCTGGTACATCGATCCGGAGAAGGGCCTGGGCGGTTCGGCCTGGGACAACTCACTTGCTGCAGACAAGCCGCAATATAATGACGATTTCACCCAGATGACGGTGAAACTGCGCAAGGGCATCTACTGGAGCGACGGCGTCGAATTCACCGCCGATGACGTGGTCTACACCGTCAAGACACAGATGGACCATCCGGGCATGAACTGGAGCGCGGCCTTCTCGGTCCAGGTCGCGAGTGTCGAAGCGCCGGATCCCTATACGGTCGTCTTCAAGCTGAAGAAGCCGAATTCGCGCTTCCATGCGATCTTCACCGTTCGCTGGAATGGCGCCTGGATCATGCCGAAGCATGTCTTCGAAAAGGTTGCCGATCCGGTTCGCTATGATTTTGCCAATCCCGTTTCGCTCGGCGCCTACAAGCTGAAGGCGTTCGACCCGCAAGGCAAATGGTACACCTGGGAGAAGCGCGACGACTGGCAGCGCACCTCGCTTGCCCGCTTCGGCGAGCCGGCTCCGAAATATGTGAGCTATGTCGATCCCGGTCCGCCGGATAAGCGCACGATTGCGCAGCTCGAACACAATCTCGATATCATTCATGACAACACGCCCGAGGGCATGTTCACGCTGAAGGAAAAGTCGAAGACGGTCGAAAGCTGGTTCCCCGGCTTCCCCTTCGCTCATCCCGATCCGACGCTGCCGGCCGTGATCTTCAATACGCAGGACCCGCTGTTCCAGAATCCTGACGTACGCTGGGCGCTGGCTTTGCTCATCGATATCAAGGCCGTCGACATGGCAAGCTATCGTGGGGCCGCGACGCTATCGGCACTCGGAGTTCCGCCGACGGCAATCGCGATGACGGACTATCAGGCGCCGATGCAGGATTGGCTGAAGAATTTCGAGATCGATACCGGCAAGCGCAAGATCAGGCCTTACGATCCGACGATCGGCCAGCAGATCGCCGACCTGCTGCGCAAACAGCCGAAGTACAAGGATCAGATCCCGACCGATCCGGCAGCGATCAGCAGCGCCTTCGGCTACGGCTGGTGGAAGCCTGATCCGCAGGCCGCCGCCGAGCTCCTGGAAAAGGCCGGCTTCAAGAAGTCAGGCGGCAAATGGATGACGCCTGACGGCCAGCCGTTCAAGATCCGTATGACGGTCGAGGGCGACACCCGCTCGGTCTTCACCCGCGCCGGCACTTTGATTGCACAGCAATGGGCCGCCTTCGGCATCGACGCCAAGGCCGTTCCCTCTTCGGCTGTCTGGCAAGGGCTGGCAACCGGTGACTTCCAGTGCGCCATCGCCTGGAGCGTCGAGACCTGGGGCGGCGATCCCGATCTGTCCTTCTTCTTGGACAGTTGGCATTCGGATTTCGTTGCCAAGAAGGGTGAGAACCAGGCGCCGCGCAATTGGCAGCGCTGGTCCAATCCGGATCTCGACAAAATCATCGAGAACATCCGCCGCGTCAGTGCCGATGATCCGAAGGGCATCGAACTCGGCAAGGACTATCTCAAGCTGGTAGCGCAGCAAATGCCGACCATTCCTCTGATGTCCTATAACGTCTTCACCTCGATGGATACGACCTACTGGAAGGGCTATCCGACCATTGCCGACCCCTATACGGACCCCGTTCCCAATTGGGCGAACTCCCGGTTGATGATGGTCAAGCTGAAGCCGGCCCAGCCCTGA
- a CDS encoding ABC transporter ATP-binding protein: MEAVVEVNNLKAYYRAFLYGVDREVRAVDDVSLSIGRGEIYGVAGESSSGKTTLIKTIAGAIRPPLRVVSGAVKFHFNSGTQDIYAMTPEQRASLRWRHLSYIMQGSMNVLNPVRRIRHSFTDFAFRHMKADRGTFFDRVGTHLQRLKLDAHLLDAYPHELSGGMRQRMTIALATILTPEFIIADEPTTALDVIVQRDVLSMIREIQREMGSSFLFVTHDMGVHAAVSDRIGIVYAGRLVEEAPTRKLFQIPLHPYTQHLVSSLPRIGDVSTRPSLEGRPPNLAMPPEGCRFHPRCPKRMDICSREAPPMVAVEPDRRVACFAVTGGAR, translated from the coding sequence ATGGAGGCTGTCGTCGAAGTCAACAACCTCAAGGCCTATTACCGGGCCTTCCTTTACGGCGTCGATCGCGAAGTGCGGGCGGTTGACGATGTCAGCCTGTCGATCGGCCGCGGCGAGATTTACGGGGTTGCCGGTGAATCAAGCAGCGGCAAGACGACGCTGATCAAGACCATCGCGGGCGCCATCCGGCCGCCGCTTCGCGTCGTCTCCGGCGCTGTCAAGTTCCACTTCAACAGCGGCACGCAGGATATCTACGCCATGACGCCGGAGCAGCGGGCGTCGCTTCGCTGGCGCCATCTCTCCTACATCATGCAGGGATCGATGAATGTGCTCAATCCCGTGCGGCGCATCCGGCACTCGTTCACGGATTTTGCTTTCCGCCACATGAAAGCCGATCGCGGCACGTTCTTTGATCGGGTTGGTACACATCTCCAGCGGCTGAAGCTGGATGCCCACCTGCTCGATGCCTATCCGCATGAATTGTCCGGCGGCATGCGTCAGCGCATGACGATCGCGCTCGCCACCATCCTCACGCCGGAATTCATCATTGCCGACGAACCGACGACAGCGCTCGATGTCATCGTCCAGCGCGACGTGCTGTCGATGATCCGCGAGATACAGCGCGAAATGGGCTCCTCTTTCTTGTTCGTTACCCATGACATGGGCGTTCACGCCGCCGTCTCCGATCGCATTGGTATCGTCTATGCCGGTCGGCTGGTGGAGGAAGCTCCGACACGCAAGCTTTTTCAAATACCGCTGCATCCCTATACGCAGCATCTGGTCTCAAGCCTGCCGCGGATCGGGGATGTTTCGACGCGCCCCTCGCTCGAAGGCAGGCCGCCCAATCTCGCCATGCCACCGGAGGGATGCCGCTTTCACCCGCGCTGTCCGAAGCGCATGGATATCTGTAGCCGCGAAGCGCCGCCTATGGTGGCTGTCGAGCCGGATCGGCGTGTCGCCTGCTTCGCGGTGACGGGAGGCGCGCGATGA
- a CDS encoding ABC transporter ATP-binding protein yields the protein MSDLLALSHVSKIFRQGGMLSRRQIVAVNDVSLSLGEEPEILSIVGESGSGKSTIASMILGQTAPTSGDLTFRGKPVAIHGRSERRAFMREVQPVLQNPFEAFNPLKRVDRYLFETAKSFAPTGARPSRADVERMADEALAHIGLTLAEIKGRFPHELSGGQLQRTAIARALIPQPRLLVADEPVSMVDASLRMAIVNLFGQLKRDLGLSIIYITHDLATAYYISDRIIIMKKGEIVEQGGARAVLDNPQHPYSQALKEAVLSTTPEMEPAALS from the coding sequence ATGAGCGATCTTCTTGCCCTCTCGCATGTCAGCAAAATCTTCCGGCAGGGCGGGATGCTCAGCCGTCGCCAGATCGTGGCGGTAAACGATGTCAGTCTGAGCTTGGGAGAGGAGCCGGAAATCCTCTCCATCGTCGGCGAGTCAGGCTCCGGCAAATCCACCATTGCCTCGATGATCCTCGGCCAGACGGCGCCGACATCGGGTGATCTCACCTTTCGCGGCAAACCCGTCGCCATTCACGGACGGTCCGAGCGCCGCGCCTTCATGCGCGAAGTGCAGCCGGTTCTTCAGAACCCGTTCGAGGCATTCAACCCGCTGAAGAGGGTCGATCGATATCTCTTTGAAACAGCGAAAAGTTTTGCACCGACGGGCGCACGGCCGAGCCGAGCTGATGTCGAGCGCATGGCCGACGAGGCGCTCGCTCATATTGGCTTGACGCTTGCCGAGATAAAGGGGCGTTTTCCGCATGAGCTTTCAGGCGGCCAGTTACAGCGAACCGCCATCGCGCGGGCACTCATCCCGCAGCCACGCTTGCTGGTTGCCGACGAACCCGTCTCGATGGTCGACGCTTCGCTTAGAATGGCGATCGTCAATCTCTTCGGCCAGCTGAAGAGGGACCTTGGGCTGTCGATCATCTACATCACCCATGATCTGGCAACCGCCTATTACATCAGCGATCGGATCATCATCATGAAGAAGGGTGAGATCGTCGAGCAGGGCGGCGCGCGTGCCGTCCTCGACAATCCGCAGCATCCTTATTCGCAGGCTTTGAAGGAAGCCGTGCTTTCCACGACGCCGGAGATGGAGCCGGCGGCGCTTAGCTGA
- a CDS encoding Lrp/AsnC family transcriptional regulator, with amino-acid sequence MQVTDKDRELIALLGQNARMPVATLAKKLSLSRTTVQARLERLEREGVIAGYGVQLSETYSSGLIRAHVLITIAPKALSAVTASLDAIPEVTTLHSVSGTFDLIAIIAAPSISQLDQLIDGIGTIDGVERTLSSIILSTRISR; translated from the coding sequence ATGCAGGTTACCGATAAGGATCGCGAACTGATCGCCTTGCTCGGACAGAATGCCCGTATGCCGGTCGCGACGCTCGCCAAGAAGCTGTCGCTGTCGCGCACCACCGTTCAAGCCAGGCTTGAGCGGCTGGAGCGAGAAGGCGTGATTGCGGGCTATGGTGTGCAGCTCTCGGAGACCTATTCGTCCGGCCTCATTCGGGCGCATGTGCTGATCACGATCGCTCCGAAAGCACTGTCAGCCGTGACGGCGTCACTGGATGCCATCCCTGAGGTAACGACGCTACATTCGGTGAGCGGCACGTTCGATCTGATCGCGATCATCGCGGCGCCGTCGATCTCCCAGCTGGATCAACTGATCGACGGAATCGGCACCATTGATGGCGTCGAGCGCACCTTGTCGTCCATCATCCTTTCGACGCGGATCTCGCGTTGA
- a CDS encoding alpha-N-arabinofuranosidase: MKAHVIVHRDFRIADIDDRLYSSFLEHLGRAIYGGIYEPGHPTADEHGFRKDVIELVRELNSPYCRYPGGNFVSAYNWEDGVGPRSERPVRLDLAWRTREANQIGVNEFVDWCKKANTKPMLAVNLGSRGLDAARNFLEYCNHPGGTYWSDLRRKHGWADPHGVKLWCLGNEMDGPWQVGHKSAYEYGRLADETAKAMRGFDKSLELVVCGSSNSDMKTYPDWEAEVLDQCYDSADHISLHMYFANRERNTLNYLAKAEKLDRYIVTIGGVIDYIKAKKRSKKTIGISFDEWNVWYHSNQQDKEILARNEWPDAPHLLEDVYNFEDVLQVGGILNTFIRRSDRVRIACIAQLVNVIAPIMTEDGGPAWRQTIYYPLYFASKYGRGYALRLVTDGPTYDSDEADDVPYLDVSAVHDDLGKMVTLFAVNRHPDSALDLDTRLEGFAGARVVEQHEMVHSDLRAVNTAAQPNAVVPTQTGDAKIEDGRLRATLKPLSYTVIRLAV, from the coding sequence GTGAAGGCGCATGTGATCGTCCACCGTGATTTCCGAATTGCCGACATCGATGATCGGCTTTACAGCTCTTTTCTGGAGCATCTGGGCCGGGCGATTTATGGCGGCATCTATGAGCCGGGCCATCCGACGGCTGACGAGCACGGTTTTCGCAAGGATGTGATTGAGCTCGTACGCGAGCTCAACTCGCCCTACTGCCGCTATCCGGGTGGTAATTTCGTTTCCGCCTATAATTGGGAAGATGGCGTCGGGCCTCGTTCCGAGCGACCGGTGCGTCTCGACCTTGCCTGGCGGACGCGCGAGGCTAACCAGATCGGCGTCAATGAATTCGTCGATTGGTGCAAGAAGGCCAACACCAAGCCGATGCTTGCAGTCAACCTCGGCTCACGCGGCCTGGATGCGGCGAGAAACTTCCTCGAATATTGCAATCATCCGGGCGGTACCTATTGGTCGGATCTGCGGCGCAAGCACGGCTGGGCCGATCCGCATGGGGTGAAGCTCTGGTGCCTCGGCAATGAAATGGATGGCCCCTGGCAGGTCGGTCACAAGTCTGCCTATGAATATGGACGCCTGGCAGATGAAACCGCGAAGGCGATGCGCGGCTTCGACAAGTCGCTCGAACTCGTCGTCTGCGGCTCGTCCAATTCCGATATGAAGACCTATCCCGATTGGGAGGCTGAGGTCCTGGATCAGTGCTACGACAGCGCCGACCATATTTCGCTGCACATGTATTTCGCCAATCGCGAGAGAAACACGCTCAACTATCTGGCCAAGGCCGAGAAGCTCGATCGCTACATCGTCACCATCGGCGGCGTCATCGACTATATCAAGGCGAAGAAGCGCTCAAAGAAGACCATCGGCATTTCCTTCGACGAGTGGAACGTCTGGTATCATTCCAACCAGCAGGACAAGGAGATTCTGGCGCGAAACGAATGGCCGGATGCTCCGCATCTGCTTGAAGATGTCTATAATTTCGAGGACGTGCTGCAGGTCGGGGGCATTCTCAACACCTTCATTCGCCGCTCCGATCGCGTGCGCATTGCCTGTATCGCCCAGCTCGTCAACGTGATCGCGCCGATCATGACCGAGGACGGCGGCCCGGCATGGCGGCAGACGATCTACTATCCGCTTTATTTCGCCTCGAAATACGGCCGCGGCTACGCGCTGCGCCTGGTCACCGACGGCCCGACCTATGACAGCGACGAGGCCGATGACGTACCCTATCTCGATGTGTCGGCCGTTCACGATGACCTCGGCAAGATGGTCACGCTGTTTGCCGTTAACCGCCATCCCGACAGCGCGCTCGATCTCGACACGCGTCTCGAAGGCTTTGCCGGAGCCCGTGTCGTCGAACAGCATGAGATGGTCCACAGCGATCTGCGGGCAGTCAACACGGCAGCGCAGCCGAATGCTGTCGTTCCGACCCAGACGGGCGATGCCAAGATCGAGGATGGCCGGCTTCGTGCGACGTTGAAGCCGCTATCCTACACGGTGATCCGGCTAGCGGTGTAA
- a CDS encoding ABC transporter permease, whose protein sequence is MLTIVRDLARQNMEFLFGLLLLAIIVGLVILSYFSPYGPSDLYLLPPDMPPDGQYWLGTTSRGQDVFWQLTTALRNTLYFGIGVAILSRIISLVVGLVAGYAGGVVDRVLMAINDSIMVIPQFPLLILFYFVLKDEMTWTVLIVVMASLGWSYDARLIRSVAISLKTRPFTTQSVYSGMSMSKILVQEHLPYVLPIVFATTMNNMIWSIGMEITLSVLGFTDIETPTMGMMIYWANAHSALIAGTWWWVAAPVAAIVVLFMALFLLSMSMNEYNDPRSRLNRMGG, encoded by the coding sequence ATGCTGACGATCGTTCGCGACCTTGCTCGCCAGAATATGGAATTCCTTTTTGGTCTCCTGCTGCTCGCAATCATCGTCGGGCTGGTGATCCTGTCCTACTTTTCGCCCTATGGCCCTTCAGATCTCTATCTGTTGCCGCCGGATATGCCGCCGGATGGGCAATACTGGCTGGGTACGACATCGCGCGGTCAGGATGTTTTCTGGCAGCTCACGACAGCGCTCCGCAACACGCTTTATTTCGGCATCGGCGTCGCCATTCTGTCGCGCATCATCTCGCTGGTTGTGGGGCTGGTGGCGGGCTATGCCGGCGGGGTCGTCGATCGCGTGCTGATGGCGATCAATGACAGCATCATGGTCATTCCGCAATTTCCGCTGCTGATCCTGTTCTATTTCGTGCTGAAGGACGAAATGACGTGGACGGTACTGATCGTCGTCATGGCCTCGCTCGGCTGGTCCTACGATGCGCGCTTGATCCGCTCGGTGGCAATCAGCCTCAAGACGCGGCCATTTACCACGCAGAGCGTCTATTCCGGCATGAGCATGTCCAAGATCCTCGTCCAGGAGCATCTGCCCTATGTGCTGCCGATCGTCTTTGCCACGACGATGAATAACATGATCTGGTCGATCGGCATGGAGATCACCCTGTCGGTGCTCGGTTTCACCGATATCGAGACACCGACCATGGGCATGATGATCTATTGGGCGAACGCGCATTCGGCCCTGATCGCCGGTACATGGTGGTGGGTCGCAGCGCCGGTGGCCGCCATCGTCGTGCTGTTCATGGCGCTCTTCCTGCTGTCAATGTCGATGAATGAATACAACGATCCCCGCAGTCGCTTGAACAGGATGGGAGGCTAG
- a CDS encoding saccharopine dehydrogenase family protein produces the protein MKDIVVIGAGKIGGAIALMLAETGDYKVVVADRSQEQLDKIDRHPAISIAAVDIADRAGLVGVLKGKFAVLSAAPFHLTGFVAEAALEAGVHYLDLTEDVATTKKVEELAQGANTAFIPQCGLAPGFISIVANDLAKRFDSLDSVRMRVGALPQYPSNALNYNLTWSTDGLINEYIEPCEAIVEGKLVTVPAMEEREEFSLDGVTYEAFNTSGGLGTLAKTLAGRVRTMNYRTIRYPGHQAIIKALLNDLNLKNRRDVLKDLFENALPATMQDVVVVFVTVCGWREGRYMQETYANKVYAGIVAGKKMSAIQITTAAGITTVLDLLAQGKLPAKGFVCQEEIDLGDFLANRFGQVYSLEKIRMREAV, from the coding sequence ATGAAAGACATAGTGGTCATTGGCGCAGGCAAGATCGGTGGGGCGATCGCTCTGATGCTGGCCGAAACGGGCGATTACAAGGTCGTCGTCGCCGACCGTAGCCAGGAACAGCTCGATAAGATCGATCGTCACCCTGCAATTTCCATCGCCGCCGTCGACATTGCCGACCGGGCCGGGCTTGTCGGCGTTCTGAAGGGCAAGTTTGCCGTCCTGTCGGCCGCACCGTTCCATCTCACTGGTTTCGTTGCGGAAGCGGCACTTGAAGCCGGCGTGCATTATCTCGACCTCACCGAAGACGTCGCCACCACGAAGAAGGTGGAAGAGCTGGCTCAGGGGGCAAACACCGCCTTCATCCCGCAATGCGGCCTGGCGCCGGGCTTCATCTCCATCGTCGCCAATGATCTCGCCAAGCGTTTCGACAGCCTCGACAGCGTCCGCATGCGCGTCGGCGCGCTGCCGCAATATCCGTCCAATGCCCTGAACTACAATCTGACCTGGAGCACGGACGGCCTCATCAACGAATATATCGAGCCGTGCGAGGCGATCGTTGAGGGCAAGCTCGTGACCGTGCCGGCTATGGAAGAGCGCGAAGAGTTCTCCCTCGACGGTGTCACCTATGAGGCCTTCAACACCTCGGGCGGCCTGGGTACGCTTGCCAAGACGCTGGCCGGCCGCGTGCGTACGATGAACTACCGCACTATCCGCTACCCCGGTCACCAGGCCATTATCAAGGCGCTGCTCAACGACCTGAACCTCAAGAACCGCCGTGACGTGCTGAAGGATCTCTTCGAAAACGCACTGCCCGCCACCATGCAGGACGTGGTCGTTGTTTTCGTCACTGTCTGCGGCTGGCGCGAGGGCCGCTACATGCAGGAGACCTATGCGAACAAGGTTTATGCCGGCATCGTTGCGGGCAAGAAGATGAGCGCCATCCAGATCACCACGGCCGCTGGCATCACCACCGTTCTCGATCTGCTCGCTCAAGGCAAGTTGCCCGCCAAGGGCTTCGTCTGCCAGGAAGAAATCGATCTCGGCGATTTCCTCGCCAATCGCTTCGGGCAGGTCTACAGCCTGGAGAAAATCAGGATGAGAGAAGCCGTCTAA
- a CDS encoding ABC transporter permease, whose product MTSYPVFVLKRFGQFLLVVFLGISATFFITHMTPIDPVEESIGAIQQMGASDPRAVELMRQSLRELYGLEGSIWQQYLHFWGRLATGDLGPSLSAFPTPVSAIIMRALPWTIGLMTVSVIITFLLGNMIGALAGYYRKSMVLKAVSLVFIAMQPIPYYILAFVLIILFGYVWPILPINGGYEMNTNLQLSFALVLDILRHSILPALSLILVGTGGWLIGMRALVSNIITEDYVVFAELGGVPKRKILRSYIARNAMVPQFTGLAMSLGAVFNGTVITEIVFGYPGIGNLLISAVHAGDYSLVLGLSALSIAGVAAAVFIIDILGPLIDPRIKVE is encoded by the coding sequence ATGACGTCCTATCCAGTTTTCGTATTGAAACGATTTGGCCAATTCCTGCTCGTTGTCTTCCTCGGCATTTCCGCGACGTTCTTCATCACCCATATGACGCCGATCGATCCCGTCGAGGAAAGCATCGGCGCCATTCAGCAAATGGGGGCATCCGATCCCCGTGCCGTCGAGCTGATGCGCCAGTCGCTCAGAGAACTCTATGGTCTCGAGGGCTCCATCTGGCAGCAATATCTGCATTTCTGGGGGCGGCTTGCGACCGGCGATCTCGGGCCGTCACTCTCTGCATTTCCCACGCCCGTTTCGGCCATCATCATGAGGGCACTGCCCTGGACGATCGGCCTGATGACCGTTTCCGTCATCATCACATTCCTCCTCGGCAACATGATCGGCGCGCTCGCGGGCTATTACCGCAAGAGCATGGTGCTGAAGGCCGTCAGCCTCGTCTTCATAGCCATGCAGCCGATCCCCTATTATATCCTGGCCTTCGTTCTCATCATCCTCTTTGGCTATGTCTGGCCGATCCTGCCGATCAATGGCGGCTATGAGATGAACACCAATCTGCAGCTGTCCTTTGCATTGGTGCTCGATATTCTGCGCCACTCCATCCTGCCGGCGCTCTCGCTGATCCTTGTCGGGACGGGCGGCTGGCTGATCGGGATGCGGGCGCTCGTCTCCAATATCATCACCGAGGACTATGTGGTTTTCGCCGAGCTGGGCGGCGTGCCGAAGCGCAAGATCCTGCGCTCCTATATCGCCCGTAATGCCATGGTGCCGCAGTTTACCGGCCTTGCCATGTCGCTCGGCGCCGTCTTCAACGGCACGGTCATTACGGAGATCGTCTTCGGCTATCCCGGCATCGGCAATCTGCTGATTTCGGCCGTGCATGCCGGCGACTACAGCCTCGTGTTGGGGCTCAGCGCGCTCTCGATCGCCGGTGTCGCCGCCGCGGTCTTCATCATCGACATATTGGGTCCGCTGATCGACCCGCGCATCAAGGTGGAGTAG